One Aphidius gifuensis isolate YNYX2018 linkage group LG3, ASM1490517v1, whole genome shotgun sequence DNA window includes the following coding sequences:
- the LOC122851476 gene encoding CAAX prenyl protease 1 homolog gives MFSNWSLLHLMDHDFHKKYMLQELLVVIWILYIWEVYLSIRQRKLMKRLDKLPSSLEGIMTEDVYQKARLYALDKNLFGNINDSCSTIINTAFILCYSFHYCWILSGDIVKLMGLNSNEILESSICLFIMSTLSFFIDLPFKIYNTFVLEEKHGFNKQTGLFFIKDQILKFTVSQLIGPIFLSGFIWIVQNGGDYFFFYIWIFTVVLTLFMSIIYPEVIAPLFDKYSPLPEGELKTKIEELAASLKFPLYKLYIVEGSKRSSHSNAYMYGFHKHKRIVLFDTLVKEYCKANEKSDREFGCEIDEVVAILAHELGHWQFNHTIKGLALAQISFVMNFVPFAMLLNYQPMYDAFGFTDCRPIFIGLIIVVMFILTPLNTMFGVFVTINSRRFEFQADEFGKKLGYGGQLKKALIKLQKDNLSYPLFDKLYSGWHHSHPPLLERLEHLDKED, from the exons ATGTTTTCAAATTGGTCCTTACTGCACTTGATGGATCACGATTTTCACAAGAAATATATGCTACAAGAACTTCTTGTTGTAATATGGATTTTATACATTTGGGAAGTGTATCTAAGTATTCGTCAG agAAAACTTATGAAACGACTTGATAAATTACCATCAAGCCTCGAGGGAATAATGACTGAAGATGTTTATCAAAAAGCACGACTTTATGCACttgataaaaatctttttggCAATATTAATGATTCTtgttcaacaataataaatacagcatttattttatgttattcaTTTCATTATTGTTGGATTTTAAGTGgtgatattgtaaaattaatgggtttaaattcaaatgaaatacttgaaagttcaatatgtttatttataatgagtacattatcattttttattgatttaccatttaaaatatataatacatttgtacttgaagaaaaacatggttttaataaacaaactggtttattttttataaaagatcAAATACTTAAATTTACAGTATCACAATTAATTGgaccaatatttttatctggtTTTATTTGGATTGTACAAAATGGTGgtgattatttctttttttatatatggaTATTTACTGTTGTATTGACattatttatgtcaataatATATCCAGAAGTTATTGCaccattatttgataaatattcacCATTACCAGAGGGTGAACTTAAAACTAAAATTGAAGAACTTGCTGCATCACTTAAATTtccattatataaattatatattgttgaagGATCAAAACGTTCATCACATAGTAATGCATATATGTATGGTTTTCATAAACACAAGAgaattgtattatttgataCACTTGTTAAAGAATATTGTAAAGCTAATGAAAAAAGTGATAGAGAATTTGGTTGTGAAATTGATGAAGTTGTTGCTATTTTGGCACATGAATTGGGACACTGGCAATTTAATCATACAATCAAAGGATTGGCATTGGCACAA atAAGCTTTGTTATGAATTTTGTACCATTTGCAATGTTACTTAATTATCAACCAATGTATGATGCATTTGGTTTTACAGACTGTCGACCAATTTTCATTGGTCTTATTATTGTCGTTATGTTTATTCTTACTCCTCTTAATacg ATGTTTGGTGTATttgtaacaataaattcaagacGTTTTGAATTTCAAGCTGATGAATTTGGTAAAAAACTTGGATATGGAGGTCAACTAAAGAAGGCATTGATTAAATTGCAAAAAGATAATTTGTCATATCcattatttgacaaattataTTCCGGCTGGCATCACAGTCATCCACCACTACTTGAAAGACTTGAACACTTAGACAAAGAAGACTAA
- the LOC122851475 gene encoding PTS-dependent dihydroxyacetone kinase 1, dihydroxyacetone-binding subunit DhaK-like isoform X2 has translation MASKKLINSVNNVVDESLSGLCTAYPQLDYHPNKRVVLSSNWNDDKLNDKKIGIICGGGSGHEPFSAGFVGAGMLSASISGDVFAAPPPNNILHAIKCVTGNAGTIVVIPNYTGDCLNFGIAIEKAKQNGLKILDIVVDDDCSIPDDNLGRAGKRGLVGILFVIKIIGGLSKQEMTLETIYNHAKIISNNIATYGVGLSSCSLPGQGKMFQLPDDEIEIGLGVHGEAGYDRIKMKNINEIVEIMLTSINNKLSLKSNDSVAVIINNFGATSQLEQGIVVNEVVIQLKKMSVNPVRIYSGVLMTSLDSAGIHISIFKIPIDNKNLYISCLDDTTDAPSWPGCVYSFPRNKKINYQEDKHQVIKKTGRKLDDNKMEILEECLRSACENIIENEIKLNSLDRGCGDGDCGYTHKKLANGILRSFKTLEIAYPASLLTQLSWIAEECMGGTSGAVYSLFFTTAACSLSKSNEKNDKWDKLLSDAWKFGIDGIMKYSKARPGDRTMLDSLSPAYKIYNENILNNINFKVAIKNSADAARIGCEATKKMIPRAGRAAYVKQSEYFNNVDAGAFGVVVWLNAISDIIENYEN, from the exons atggcgtctaaaaaattaataaattccgTTAATAATGTTGTGGATGAAAGTCTATCTGGATTATGCACAGCATATCCTCAACTTGATTATCATCCAAATAAAAGAGTTGTTCTCTCATCAAAT tggaatgatgataaattaaatgacaaaaaaattggaattatTTGTGGAGGAGGTAGTGGACATGAACCATTTTCTGCTGGTTTTGTTGGTGCTGGAATGTTGAGTGCATCAATTAGTGGTGATGTATTTGCAGCACCACcaccaaataatattttacatgcAATTAAATGTGTCACTGGAAatg ctgGAACAATTGTTGTTATTCCAAATTACACTGgtgattgtttaaattttggtATTGCAATTGAAAAAGCTAAACAAAATGGTTtaaag attttagatattgttgttgatgatgattgtagTATACCAGATGATAATTTAGGCAGAGCTGGTAAACGAGGTCTAGTTGGTATTctatttgtcattaaaataattggtgGATTATCAAAACAAGAAATGACACTTGAAACAATTTACAATCATgctaaaattatatcaaacaaCATTGCAACATATGGAGTTGGTTTATCATCTTGTTCACTTCCag GACAAGGAAAAATGTTTCAACTGCctgatgatgaaattgaaattgGACTTGGTGTACATGGTGAAGCTGGCTATGACagaattaaaatgaaaaatatcaatgaaattgttgaaattatgttaacaagtataaataataaattatcattgaaaagTAATGACAGTGTTgctgtaattattaataattttggtgCAACAAGCCAATTGGAGCAAGGAATTGTTGTCAATGAAGTTGTCATTCAGCTCA aaaaaatgagTGTCAATCCAGTGAGAATTTATTCAGGTGTATTGATGACATCATTAGATAGTGCTGGTATacatatatcaatatttaaaattccaattgataataaaaatttatatatatcatgtTTGGATGACACAACTGATGCACCATCATGGCCAGGATGTGTATATAGTTttccaagaaataaaaaaattaattatcaagaagACAAACATcaggttattaaaaaaactggAAGAAAattagatgataataaaatggaAATACTTGAGGAATGTTTAAGATCTGCttgtgaaaatattattgaaaatgaaataaaacttAATAGTCTTGATCGTGGATGTGGTGATGGTGATTGTGGAtacacacataaaaaattagCTAATG gtaTTTTACGTTCATTTAAAACACTTGAAATAGCTTATCCAGCTTCTTTATTGACACAGCTATCATGGATTGCTGAGGAATGTATGGGAGGTACATCAGGAGCTGTttacagtttattttttacaacagCTGCATGCTCATTATCAaaaagtaatgaaaaaaatgataaatgggATAAATTATTGTCTGATGCTTGGAAATTTGGTATTGATGGAATTATGAAATACAGCAAAGCTAGACCTGGTGATAGAACCATG ttGGATTCTTTATCACCagcttataaaatttacaatgaaaatattttaaataatattaattttaaagtggctataaaaaattcagctgATGCTGCTAGAATTGGATGTGAAGCtactaaaaaaatgattccacg AGCTGGTCGAGCAGCATATGTTAAACAGTCTGAATATTTTAACAACGTTGATGCTGGTGCATTTGGTGTTGTTGTATGGTTGAATGCAATATCagatataattgaaaattatgaaaattga
- the LOC122851475 gene encoding PTS-dependent dihydroxyacetone kinase 1, dihydroxyacetone-binding subunit DhaK-like isoform X1, translated as MASKKLINSVNNVVDESLSGLCTAYPQLDYHPNKRVVLSSNWNDDKLNDKKIGIICGGGSGHEPFSAGFVGAGMLSASISGDVFAAPPPNNILHAIKCVTGNAGTIVVIPNYTGDCLNFGIAIEKAKQNGLKILDIVVDDDCSIPDDNLGRAGKRGLVGILFVIKIIGGLSKQEMTLETIYNHAKIISNNIATYGVGLSSCSLPGQGKMFQLPDDEIEIGLGVHGEAGYDRIKMKNINEIVEIMLTSINNKLSLKSNDSVAVIINNFGATSQLEQGIVVNEVVIQLKKMSVNPVRIYSGVLMTSLDSAGIHISIFKIPIDNKNLYISCLDDTTDAPSWPGCVYSFPRNKKINYQEDKHQVIKKTGRKLDDNKMEILEECLRSACENIIENEIKLNSLDRGCGDGDCGYTHKKLANGILRSFKTLEIAYPASLLTQLSWIAEECMGGTSGAVYSLFFTTAACSLSKSNEKNDKWDKLLSDAWKFGIDGIMKYSKARPGDRTMLDSLSPAYKIYNENILNNINFKVAIKNSADAARIGCEATKKMIPRFVLIFCYLINNYIYNFNYFCAELVEQHMLNSLNILTTLMLVHLVLLYG; from the exons atggcgtctaaaaaattaataaattccgTTAATAATGTTGTGGATGAAAGTCTATCTGGATTATGCACAGCATATCCTCAACTTGATTATCATCCAAATAAAAGAGTTGTTCTCTCATCAAAT tggaatgatgataaattaaatgacaaaaaaattggaattatTTGTGGAGGAGGTAGTGGACATGAACCATTTTCTGCTGGTTTTGTTGGTGCTGGAATGTTGAGTGCATCAATTAGTGGTGATGTATTTGCAGCACCACcaccaaataatattttacatgcAATTAAATGTGTCACTGGAAatg ctgGAACAATTGTTGTTATTCCAAATTACACTGgtgattgtttaaattttggtATTGCAATTGAAAAAGCTAAACAAAATGGTTtaaag attttagatattgttgttgatgatgattgtagTATACCAGATGATAATTTAGGCAGAGCTGGTAAACGAGGTCTAGTTGGTATTctatttgtcattaaaataattggtgGATTATCAAAACAAGAAATGACACTTGAAACAATTTACAATCATgctaaaattatatcaaacaaCATTGCAACATATGGAGTTGGTTTATCATCTTGTTCACTTCCag GACAAGGAAAAATGTTTCAACTGCctgatgatgaaattgaaattgGACTTGGTGTACATGGTGAAGCTGGCTATGACagaattaaaatgaaaaatatcaatgaaattgttgaaattatgttaacaagtataaataataaattatcattgaaaagTAATGACAGTGTTgctgtaattattaataattttggtgCAACAAGCCAATTGGAGCAAGGAATTGTTGTCAATGAAGTTGTCATTCAGCTCA aaaaaatgagTGTCAATCCAGTGAGAATTTATTCAGGTGTATTGATGACATCATTAGATAGTGCTGGTATacatatatcaatatttaaaattccaattgataataaaaatttatatatatcatgtTTGGATGACACAACTGATGCACCATCATGGCCAGGATGTGTATATAGTTttccaagaaataaaaaaattaattatcaagaagACAAACATcaggttattaaaaaaactggAAGAAAattagatgataataaaatggaAATACTTGAGGAATGTTTAAGATCTGCttgtgaaaatattattgaaaatgaaataaaacttAATAGTCTTGATCGTGGATGTGGTGATGGTGATTGTGGAtacacacataaaaaattagCTAATG gtaTTTTACGTTCATTTAAAACACTTGAAATAGCTTATCCAGCTTCTTTATTGACACAGCTATCATGGATTGCTGAGGAATGTATGGGAGGTACATCAGGAGCTGTttacagtttattttttacaacagCTGCATGCTCATTATCAaaaagtaatgaaaaaaatgataaatgggATAAATTATTGTCTGATGCTTGGAAATTTGGTATTGATGGAATTATGAAATACAGCAAAGCTAGACCTGGTGATAGAACCATG ttGGATTCTTTATCACCagcttataaaatttacaatgaaaatattttaaataatattaattttaaagtggctataaaaaattcagctgATGCTGCTAGAATTGGATGTGAAGCtactaaaaaaatgattccacggtttgttttgattttttgttatttaattaataattatatttataattttaattatttttgtgcaGAGCTGGTCGAGCAGCATATGTTAAACAGTCTGAATATTTTAACAACGTTGATGCTGGTGCATTTGGTGTTGTTGTATGGTTGA